Proteins encoded by one window of Musa acuminata AAA Group cultivar baxijiao chromosome BXJ2-9, Cavendish_Baxijiao_AAA, whole genome shotgun sequence:
- the LOC103997746 gene encoding uncharacterized CRM domain-containing protein At3g25440, chloroplastic isoform X2, protein MMSRKAKLNELKWYRLKAKKKMKSPNPEVRIRYKLEKAKRKEEWLIEKLRKYEIPKAPEQVHDPEILTEEERFYLRRTGEKKKNYVPVGRRGVFGGVVLNMHLHWKKHETVKVVCRPCRPGQIHEYAQELERLSKGTAIDVKANNTIIFYRGKNYVQPDIMSPPGTLSKQKALEKYRFEQSLEHTSEFIEKLEQELEEYQKHVALYQKNKEITTKSTAGEEK, encoded by the exons ATGATGTCAAGAAAAGCAAAACTAAATGAGCTCAAATGGTATCGATTGAAGGCAAAAAAGAAGATGAAGTCGCCAAATCCTGAAGTTAGAATTAGGTACAAGCTTGAAAAG gcaaaaagaaaagaagaatggtTGATTGAGAAGCTGAGGAAATATGAGATTCCGAAAGCTCCGGAGCAAGTACATGATCCCGAAATCCTCACCGAAGAAGAGCGGTTTTACCTAAGACGAACCggtgaaaagaagaagaattaTGTTCCGGTCGGGCGGCGAGGAGTGTTTGGCGGTGTGGTTCTCAACATGCATCTCCACTGGAAGAAGCATGAAACAGTAAAAGTAGTCTGCAGGCCTTGCAGACCTGGCCAGATCCATGAATATGCCCAAGAACTGGAGCGGCTCAGCAAGGGTACTGCGATCGACGTAAAGGCCAACAACACCATCATATTTTACCGGGGGAAGAACTATGTGCAACCTGATATAATGTCACCTCCTGGTACACTTTCTAAGCAGAAG GCTCTGGAGAAATATAGATTCGAGCAATCTCTGGAGCACACCAGTGAATTCATCGAAAAGCTGGAGCAGGAACTGGAGGAGTACCAAAAGCATGTTGCGTTGTATCAGAAGAACAAAGAGATTACCACCAAAAGCACGGCCGGCGAAGAAAAGTAG
- the LOC103997746 gene encoding uncharacterized CRM domain-containing protein At3g25440, chloroplastic isoform X1 has protein sequence MISASWFLRSKSVGLFRGLISWCGRQGIPLSNPTRTSLVGFRNGYYLMNWTSHMHRCTCILRLSMCTCSGPRGYKDMPFSSCVLVSSLIYHKPIIYYPFNPQRWQSIRFRSNALVTLNTDDDVARFSVGIPNPKPGFQSRPTKKRKMMSRKAKLNELKWYRLKAKKKMKSPNPEVRIRYKLEKAKRKEEWLIEKLRKYEIPKAPEQVHDPEILTEEERFYLRRTGEKKKNYVPVGRRGVFGGVVLNMHLHWKKHETVKVVCRPCRPGQIHEYAQELERLSKGTAIDVKANNTIIFYRGKNYVQPDIMSPPGTLSKQKALEKYRFEQSLEHTSEFIEKLEQELEEYQKHVALYQKNKEITTKSTAGEEK, from the exons ATGATTTCTGCTTCTTGGTTTCTGAGAAGTAAGAGTGTCGGATTGTTCCGTGGATTGATTTCTTGGTGCGGTCGTCAAGGAATTCCTCTTTCTAATCCGACAAG GACATCTTTGGTGGGGTTCAGGAATGGATATTACTTGATGAATTGGACATCACATatgcatagatgtacatgcatttTGCGTCTTTCAATGTGTACATGTTCTGGTCCGAGAGGATACAAGGATATGCCATTTTCATCTTGCGTTCTGGTATCTTCTTTGATTTATCACAAACCAATCATATATTATCCGTTTAACCCACAAAGGTGGCAGTCAATCAGATTTAGGAGCAATGCACTAGTGACTCTTAACACAGATGATGATGTGGCCAGATTTTCCGTCGGTATACCAAATCCCAAACCAGGATTTCAATCAAGGCCAACGAAAAAGCGAAAGATGATGTCAAGAAAAGCAAAACTAAATGAGCTCAAATGGTATCGATTGAAGGCAAAAAAGAAGATGAAGTCGCCAAATCCTGAAGTTAGAATTAGGTACAAGCTTGAAAAG gcaaaaagaaaagaagaatggtTGATTGAGAAGCTGAGGAAATATGAGATTCCGAAAGCTCCGGAGCAAGTACATGATCCCGAAATCCTCACCGAAGAAGAGCGGTTTTACCTAAGACGAACCggtgaaaagaagaagaattaTGTTCCGGTCGGGCGGCGAGGAGTGTTTGGCGGTGTGGTTCTCAACATGCATCTCCACTGGAAGAAGCATGAAACAGTAAAAGTAGTCTGCAGGCCTTGCAGACCTGGCCAGATCCATGAATATGCCCAAGAACTGGAGCGGCTCAGCAAGGGTACTGCGATCGACGTAAAGGCCAACAACACCATCATATTTTACCGGGGGAAGAACTATGTGCAACCTGATATAATGTCACCTCCTGGTACACTTTCTAAGCAGAAG GCTCTGGAGAAATATAGATTCGAGCAATCTCTGGAGCACACCAGTGAATTCATCGAAAAGCTGGAGCAGGAACTGGAGGAGTACCAAAAGCATGTTGCGTTGTATCAGAAGAACAAAGAGATTACCACCAAAAGCACGGCCGGCGAAGAAAAGTAG
- the LOC135583244 gene encoding ubiquitin-conjugating enzyme E2 5A-like isoform X1 → MDLDPKLSMMALILVAFAGLATASSFISDDVLVPRGSGGRSLLQTPTRASMASRRIQKELQDLQRDPPASCSAGPVGEDLFHWQATIMGPSDSPYAGGVFFVTIHFPPDYPFKPPMVNFQTKVYHPNINSNGSICLDILKDQWSPALTISKVLLSISSLLTDPNPDDPLVPEIAHLYKNRRPRYEEMARSWTQKHAMG, encoded by the exons ATGGATTTGGATCCAAAGCTTTCCATGATGGCACTTATTTTGGTGGCGTTTGCTGGGTTGGCGACTGCTTCGAGCTTCATATCAG ATGATGTGCTGGTGCCTCGTGGATCCGGAGGGCGGAGCTTGCTGCAGACACCGACGA GAGCTTCTATGGCTAGCAGACGGATCCAAAAAGAGCTTCAGGATCTGCAAAGGGATCCTCCGGCATCATGCAGTGCCGGACCTGTGGGAGAAGACCTGTTTCACTGGCAAGCCACAATAATGGGTCCTTCGGACAGTCCCTATGCTGGGGGAGTTTTCTTTGTTACCATTCATTTCCCTCCCGACTATCCATTTAAGCCTCCCATGGTCAACTTTCAGACCAAG GTTTACCATCCGAACATCAATTCAAATGGCAGCATCTGCCTCGACATCCTGAAGGATCAGTGGAGTCCAGCTCTGACCATATCGAAGGTGCTCCTCTCCATCTCCTCTCTGCTCACAGACCCAAACCCGGACGACCCTCTCGTCCCAGAGATCGCGCACCTGTACAAGAACCGGAGGCCTCGCTACGAAGAGATGGCAAGATCATGGACTCAAAAGCATGCCATGGGCTGA
- the LOC135583244 gene encoding ubiquitin-conjugating enzyme E2 5A-like isoform X3 — MASRRIQKELQDLQRDPPASCSAGPVGEDLFHWQATIMGPSDSPYAGGVFFVTIHFPPDYPFKPPMVNFQTKVYHPNINSNGSICLDILKDQWSPALTISKVLLSISSLLTDPNPDDPLVPEIAHLYKNRRPRYEEMARSWTQKHAMG; from the exons ATGGCTAGCAGACGGATCCAAAAAGAGCTTCAGGATCTGCAAAGGGATCCTCCGGCATCATGCAGTGCCGGACCTGTGGGAGAAGACCTGTTTCACTGGCAAGCCACAATAATGGGTCCTTCGGACAGTCCCTATGCTGGGGGAGTTTTCTTTGTTACCATTCATTTCCCTCCCGACTATCCATTTAAGCCTCCCATGGTCAACTTTCAGACCAAG GTTTACCATCCGAACATCAATTCAAATGGCAGCATCTGCCTCGACATCCTGAAGGATCAGTGGAGTCCAGCTCTGACCATATCGAAGGTGCTCCTCTCCATCTCCTCTCTGCTCACAGACCCAAACCCGGACGACCCTCTCGTCCCAGAGATCGCGCACCTGTACAAGAACCGGAGGCCTCGCTACGAAGAGATGGCAAGATCATGGACTCAAAAGCATGCCATGGGCTGA
- the LOC135583244 gene encoding GPI-anchored protein LLG1-like isoform X2 — protein sequence MDLDPKLSMMALILVAFAGLATASSFISDDVLVPRGSGGRSLLQTPTNCPLSFEFLNYTIITSQCKGPLYPVDLCCGAFKEFACPYAAELNDLTNNCATNMFTYINLYGKYPPGLFSSECRDDKIGLVCPASAPQSQEDASSGYMNRQSLMSVIFLACGVVLKCLLS from the exons ATGGATTTGGATCCAAAGCTTTCCATGATGGCACTTATTTTGGTGGCGTTTGCTGGGTTGGCGACTGCTTCGAGCTTCATATCAG ATGATGTGCTGGTGCCTCGTGGATCCGGAGGGCGGAGCTTGCTGCAGACACCGACGA ATTGCCCTCTGAGCTTTGAGTTCCTGAACTACACAATCATCACAAGCCAGTGCAAGGGTCCCCTCTACCCTGTCGACCTCTGCTGTGGAGCTTTCAAGGAATTCGCATGCCCATACGCCGCAGAATTGAATGATCTGACGAACAACTGTGCAACGAACATGTTCACCTACATCAACCTCTACGGGAAGTATCCTCCTGGCCTGTTTTCCAGTGAGTGCCGGGACGACAAGATAGGACTTGTGTGTCCTGCTAGTGCACCGCAGTCGCAGGAAGATGCAAGTTCTGGCTACATGAATCGGCAGAGCCTCATGTCCGTCATCTTCCTTGCGTGTGGAGTCGTTCTGAAGTGTCTGCTTTCTTGA
- the LOC135622980 gene encoding RNA polymerase I termination factor-like, translated as MQDEAKEESNKLEKKKDKKDRKKKQKDKRMDGESGDKVEQGFNDCDVSAALEEAKVASKKHKKKKSKDLEKNQKNPNDKVQEHERIEAELELDSKEDGNKKKKKKNKRKKNGNGDEECDKRVNHVQEDEAQKGEESRKRKRNQGDDVGVRLSVHAEVKVRKKDRMSTASALGTDENKTAGNAAYASLENNIGFGRCKVGSRDEMEERRKDHEEVQTSGYKKRTKREKAFDNPEFENGSYETGKEVKQSLSIEDNKAAEDDISEMASHATAIGKKRKKSKEKKDKKGDDQTAKGPSKNDVNLVDKKTEKKSPAAKPEGNGEISSTKKKKKGSDDFEASDTKNKGKRTKDGSDTSALKKNKKKVSFSSEVEVFPAGNENMNNENTEEPLIQGKRFTPEEDKKIKEAIDEYILAHQLGEEGKHMILNCKNYPEIKSCWKEIGACLPRRPYVAVYYRAHVLLERSEKRKWDPEEYDILRRFHAKHGADWKTLAAQLRKHRIHLKDCWRRIKSPNFKRGSWSQDEYQTLFDLVNLDLRMKAFEEKKTKHGMLRDNISWEAISQKLSTRYDAACCEKWYQQLTSPLVNQGLWSDSDDYLLLDALLKVDACCLEDVDWDNLLEHRSAEICRKRWGQMTRHIGGFKEKPFIEQVEVLSKRYCPEMIEYRK; from the exons ATGCAAGACGAAGCAAAAGAGGAAAGCAACAAACTTgagaaaaagaaagataagaaggaTAGGAAGAAAAAGCAGAAAGACAAGAGGATGGATGGTGAGAGCGGTGATAAAGTGGAACAGGGTTTCAATGACTGTGATGTGAGTGCAGCCTTGGAGGAAGCTAAAGTAGCTTCAAAGAAGCataagaagaagaaaagtaaGGATCTTGAGAAAAATCAAAAAAATCCTAATGACAAGGTTCAAGAACATGAGAGGATAGAGGCAGAGTTAGAATTGGATTCAAAAGAGGAtggaaacaagaagaagaagaagaagaataaaagaaagaagaatgggAATGGTGATGAAGAATGTGATAAGAGGGTTAATCATGTCCAAGAAGATGAGGCACAAAAAGGGGAGGAAagcaggaagaggaagaggaaccaGGGAGATGATGTAGGAGTAAGGTTGTCTGTACATGCAGAGGTGAAGGTGAGAAAGAAGGACAGAATGTCTACAGCCAGTGCTCTTGGTACAGATGAAAACAAGACCGCTGGAAATGCTGCATATGCAAGTTTAGAAAATAATATTGGTTTTGGCAGGTGTAAGGTTGGGTCAAGGGATGAAATGGAGGAGAGGAGGAAAGACCATGAAGAAGTTCAAACTTCAGGTTATAAAAAGAGGACGAAGAGGGAGAAGGCATTTGATAACCCTGAATTTGAAAATGGCAGCTATGAGACGGGGAAGGAAGTTAAGCAGTCATTGAGCATCGAAGACAACAAGGCTGCAGAAGATGACATTAGTGAAATGGCATCTCATGCAACAGCAATtggcaagaaaagaaagaagagcaAGGAAAAGAAGGATAAAAAAGGAGATGACCAAACAGCCAAAGGACCTTCCAAAAATGACGTAAATTTGGTGGACAAGAAGACAGAGAAAAAATCTCCTGCTGCCAAACCTGAAGGAAATGGAGAGATATCTAGcacgaagaaaaagaagaaaggctCTGATGACTTTGAGGCTTCTGATACAAAAAACAAAGGCAAGCGCACTAAAGATGGTTCTGATACATCTGcactaaagaaaaataaaaagaaagtgaGTTTTTCAAGTGAAGTTGAGGTGTTTCCTGCTGGGAATGAGAACATGAACAATGAAAATACTGAAGAACCTTTAATCCAAGGCAAACGTTTTACTCCAGAGGAAGACAAAAAGATTAAGGAAGCAATAGATGAGTATATACTG GCACATCAGTTGGGAGAGGAGGGCAAGCATATGATTCTCAACTGTAAAAATTACCCAGAAATAAAAAGTTGTTGGAAGGAAATCG GTGCTTGTTTGCCTCGTCGGCCTTATGTTGCTGTATATTATCGAGCTCATGTTCTACTTGAAAGGAGTGAGAAGCGTAAGTGGGATCCTGAGGAATATGATATCCTTCGGAG GTTCCATGCAAAACATGGAGCAGACTGGAAAACTTTAGCAGCCCAACTCAGGAAACATAGGATACATCTCAAAGATTGTTGGCGGAGGATAAAATCACCTAATTTTAAAAGAG GGTCCTGGTCTCAGGATGAGTATCAGACTTTATTTGATTTAGTGAACTTGGATCTGCGGATGAAAGCCTTCGAGGAAAAAAAGACTAAGCACGGCATG CTGAGGGACAATATCTCTTGGGAAGCAATCAGTCAGAAGCTGTCTACTCGATATGATGCTGCTTGCTGTGAGAAGTG GTATCAACAACTAACATCACCTTTGGTCAATCAAGGTCTATGGTCTGACTCAGATGACTATCTGTTATTGGATGC GCTTCTTAAAGTCGATGCATGCTGTCTAGAAGATGTTGACTGGGACAATCTTCTTGAGCACAG ATCCGCAGAAATTTGCCGAAAACGATGGGGTCAAATGACACGACACATTGGTGGATTCAAGGAGAAGCCTTTCATCGAGCAAGTGGAAGTGCTTTCAAAACGCTATTGCCCCGAAATGATTGAATACAGAAAATGA